The Gammaproteobacteria bacterium genome has a window encoding:
- a CDS encoding spermidine synthase — protein MFEFAELDYQETPLGAISLRRRSEPRLGGKVLYEVKLGEEFLMSSLFVEAEEELAALALQSLDAEELDVVVGGLGLGYTAAEALENEAVRSLLVIETMAPVISWHRLGLVPLGDKLALDSRCSLVHGDFFKLAASSGGFDPDNPGRLFHAVLLDIDHSPSHWLDTGNSAFYTGAGLTALAASLHPGGVFGLWSNDPPDEAFSSLLDEVFASAEFHLVTFPNPYTGGESSNTIYLAYRAG, from the coding sequence ATGTTCGAATTCGCGGAACTCGATTACCAGGAGACACCGCTGGGTGCGATCAGCCTGCGACGGCGCTCGGAACCGAGGTTGGGTGGCAAGGTCCTCTACGAGGTCAAGCTTGGTGAGGAATTCCTGATGTCCAGCCTGTTTGTCGAGGCGGAGGAAGAACTCGCCGCACTCGCGCTACAGTCGCTCGATGCCGAAGAACTCGACGTGGTCGTTGGTGGTCTGGGTCTTGGCTATACCGCTGCAGAGGCGTTGGAAAATGAGGCAGTTCGCTCGTTGCTGGTCATCGAGACCATGGCACCCGTGATCTCGTGGCACCGGCTCGGACTGGTGCCGCTAGGGGACAAGCTTGCACTGGATTCGCGCTGTTCCCTGGTGCACGGAGATTTCTTTAAACTGGCCGCGTCATCTGGCGGTTTCGACCCGGATAACCCGGGCCGTTTGTTTCACGCCGTGTTGCTCGATATTGACCATTCTCCCAGCCACTGGCTGGACACGGGGAATAGCGCGTTCTACACCGGGGCTGGCCTTACTGCGCTGGCGGCCTCGTTGCATCCCGGCGGTGTCTTCGGTCTCTGGTCCAACGATCCGCCGGATGAAGCGTTCAGCAGTTTGCTGGACGAGGTATTTGCATCTGCAGAGTTTCACCTAGTGACCTTTCCGAATCCATACACGGGTGGTGAATCGTCTAACACTATTTATCTCGCTTACAGAGCCGGATGA
- a CDS encoding phytanoyl-CoA dioxygenase family protein has protein sequence MKVAAVNSVEELESFELDATGKPGEDVVRAYERDGVVCLRGAFSDDWIEQGRRAIAAVIRTRSYSDQHATHQKKGESGNFFFDTFLWKRLPSFRKFTFESPASALAQTVMRSRSLLLYFDMAIVKEPGTSARTPWHYDEAYWPVSGTQVCNVWMALDYVPVETALRFVLGSHKLHDDYRGIDFFTSKSMRGHARPDPPRWDLDPGDHTIACAPMNPGDCAILNFRTHHSAPGNPQRRNRRRVICTHWFGDDARFNDKSWECNPNERGDGLVNGQSLECATFPRVR, from the coding sequence ATGAAGGTAGCAGCCGTCAACTCAGTTGAGGAGTTGGAAAGCTTCGAACTGGATGCCACGGGTAAACCTGGAGAAGATGTGGTTCGAGCTTATGAGCGAGACGGCGTTGTGTGTCTGCGCGGAGCATTCAGTGACGACTGGATTGAACAAGGCCGGCGGGCAATCGCCGCGGTGATACGGACCCGGTCTTATAGTGATCAGCACGCAACACATCAAAAAAAGGGAGAATCGGGCAATTTCTTCTTCGACACCTTTCTGTGGAAACGGCTTCCTTCATTTCGAAAATTTACATTTGAATCACCTGCTTCTGCACTTGCCCAAACGGTGATGCGATCTCGCTCTTTGCTACTGTATTTCGATATGGCGATCGTCAAGGAACCCGGGACCAGCGCACGCACACCGTGGCACTACGATGAGGCGTATTGGCCGGTATCGGGCACACAGGTCTGCAATGTCTGGATGGCATTGGATTATGTTCCCGTCGAAACAGCGCTTCGCTTTGTACTCGGCTCGCACAAATTGCACGATGATTACCGCGGAATAGATTTTTTCACTTCGAAAAGCATGCGAGGGCATGCACGACCCGACCCACCGAGATGGGATCTGGACCCCGGTGACCACACAATCGCATGCGCACCGATGAATCCAGGTGACTGCGCTATTTTAAATTTTCGCACTCACCACAGCGCACCCGGGAATCCGCAGCGGCGCAATCGCCGACGAGTTATCTGCACTCACTGGTTCGGCGACGACGCTCGGTTTAACGACAAGTCGTGGGAATGCAACCCCAATGAAAGAGGCGACGGGCTAGTGAACGGTCAATCACTTGAATGCGCAACTTTTCCGCGCGTACGTTAG